One genomic segment of Esox lucius isolate fEsoLuc1 chromosome 15, fEsoLuc1.pri, whole genome shotgun sequence includes these proteins:
- the hhipl1 gene encoding HHIP-like protein 1 isoform X2, with protein sequence MWYCCDILGCVWHSPFIRLCLLGFWIAPVFLHPQCLDFKPPFKPQEDLQFCTMYGTFGCCDSVKDQELMTKFYNIMDNFDYYGYANCAGYVQDLLCQECSPYAAHLFDAEDPSTPTRTIPGLCPDYCSQFWSKCRSTITLLSDQPQHAETEQDQVRFCQNLQLEDPDYCYPHILRNEQLTQNLGRVVANPEGCLQLCLEEVANGLRNPLAMVHANDGTHRFFVAEQVGLVWTYLPDRSRLEKPFLNITETVLTSPWEGDERGFLGLTFHPNYKHNGKLYVYYSVEVGFDERIRISEFRVSSGDMNVVDHASERIILEVDEPASNHNGGMVMFANDGYLYIFTGDGGMAGDPFGKHGNAQNKSALLGKVLRIDVDDNDRGPLYRIPSDNPFVYERGARPEVYAYGVRNMWRCSVDRGDPLTKEGKGRIFCGDVGQNKFEEIDIIEKGRNYGWRAKEGFSCYDKKLCANRSLDDVLPIYAYPHKMGKSVTGGYVYRGCEYPNLNGMYIFGDFMSGRMMSLLENKNTGQWDYHEICMGIGLTCAFPGLINNYYQYIISFAEDEAGELYFMSTGVPSATSPTGVVYKLVDPSRRAPPRQCHYDPLPVRVKSKLIKFQPKEKRGYRHVQRREYSEGLCNMGLQ encoded by the exons ATGTGGTATTGTTGTGACATCCTCGGCTGTGTCTGGCACTCACCGTTCATTCGTTTATGTTTGCTGGGATTTTGGATTGCACCTGTGTTCCTACACCCGCAATGCTTGGATTTTAAGCCCCCTTTTAAGCCTCAAGAGGACCTCCAGTTCTGCACAATGTACGGGACCTTCGGCTGCTGTGATTCTGTGAAGGACCAAGAGTTAATGACGAAATTCTACAATATAATGGACAATTTTGACTATTATGGATATGCCAACTGCGCTGGATACGTGCAGGACCTTCTCTGTCAG GAATGCTCTCCCTATGCAGCTCACCTATTCGATGCTGAGGACCCCAGTACTCCCACCAGAACCATCCCTGGCCTCTGCCCAGACTACTGCTCTCAGTTCTGGTCCAAATGCCGTTCCACTATCACTTTGCTTTCAGACCAACCGCAGCATGCCGAAACCGAGCAGGACCAGGTCCGGTTCTGCCAGAACCTGCAGCTGGAGGACCCAGACTACTGTTACCCACACATCCTCAG GAATGAGCAACTGACCCAGAACCTGGGCCGGGTCGTGGCCAACCCAGAGGGCTGCCTACAGCTCTGTCTAGAGGAGGTAGCCAACGGGCTGCGGAACCCGCTGGCTATGGTGCACGCCAACGATGGCACACACCGCTTTTTTGTAGCGGaacag GTGGGTTTGGTGTGGACATACCTGCCTGACCGTTCCAGACTGGAGAAGCCGTTCCTGAACATCACAGAGACCGTGCTGACGTCACCCTGGGAGGGGGACGAGAGGGGCTTCCTGGGCTTGACCTTTCACCCTAACTATAAGCACAACGGGAAGCTGTACGTTTACTACTCGGTGGAGGTGGGCTTCGACGAGAGGATCAGGATCAGCGAGTTTCGTGTCTCCTCAGGTGACATGAACGTAGTGGACCACGCTTCCGAGAG GATCATTCTAGAGGTTGATGAGCCGGCCTCCAATCACAACGGTGGAATggtgatgtttgccaatgacggGTATCTGTACATCTTCACTGGAGACGGCGGCATGGCCGGAGACCCGTTTGGGAAACACGGAAATGCTCAGAACAA GTCGGCCTTGTTAGGCAAAGTGCTCCGTATCGACGTGGATGACAACGACCGGGGTCCCCTGTACCGGATCCCTTCCGACAACCCATTCGTGTACGAGCGCGGCGCACGCCCTGAGGTCTACGCTTACGGAGTGCGCAACATGTGGAG GTGCTCTGTGGACCGCGGGGATCCCCTGACTAAGGAGGGGAAGGGCCGGATCTTCTGCGGGGACGTGGGCCAGAACAAGTTTGAAGAAATCGACATCATAGAGAAGGGACGGAACTACGGCTGGAGGGCCAAAGAGGGCTTCTCCTGTTATGACAAAAAGCTGTGCGCCAACAGATCTCTAG ATGACGTTCTCCCGATTTACGCCTATCCTCATAAAATGGGCAAATCTGTGACTGGAGGTTATGTGTACAGAGGCTGTGAATATCCCAATCTGAATGGCATGTACATATTTGGGGACTTTATGAGCGG GCGTATGATGAGCCTCCTGGAGAATAAGAACACTGGTCAGTGGGACTACCATGAGATCTGTATGGGCATTGGTTTGACCTGTGCGTTCCCAGGTCTCATCAACAACTACTACCAGTACATAATTTCCTTTGCCGAGGACGAGGCCG GCGAACTTTATTTTATGTCAACTGGGGTGCCCAGTGCCACATCTCCCACTGGCGTTGTTTACAAACTGGTAGATCCTTCAAG ACGGGCACCGCCGAGACAATGTCACTATGACCCCCTCCCTGTCAGAGTGAAGAGCAAGCTCATCAAGTTCCAACCAAAGGAAA AGAGAGGTTACAGGCACGTCCAGAGGAGAGAGTATAGCGAAGGTCTCTGCAATATGGGTCTTCAGTGA
- the hhipl1 gene encoding HHIP-like protein 1 isoform X3: MWYCCDILGCVWHSPFIRLCLLGFWIAPVFLHPQCLDFKPPFKPQEDLQFCTMYGTFGCCDSVKDQELMTKFYNIMDNFDYYGYANCAGYVQDLLCQECSPYAAHLFDAEDPSTPTRTIPGLCPDYCSQFWSKCRSTITLLSDQPQHAETEQDQVRFCQNLQLEDPDYCYPHILRNEQLTQNLGRVVANPEGCLQLCLEEVANGLRNPLAMVHANDGTHRFFVAEQVGLVWTYLPDRSRLEKPFLNITETVLTSPWEGDERGFLGLTFHPNYKHNGKLYVYYSVEVGFDERIRISEFRVSSGDMNVVDHASERIILEVDEPASNHNGGMVMFANDGYLYIFTGDGGMAGDPFGKHGNAQNKSALLGKVLRIDVDDNDRGPLYRIPSDNPFVYERGARPEVYAYGVRNMWRCSVDRGDPLTKEGKGRIFCGDVGQNKFEEIDIIEKGRNYGWRAKEGFSCYDKKLCANRSLDDVLPIYAYPHKMGKSVTGGYVYRGCEYPNLNGMYIFGDFMSGRMMSLLENKNTGQWDYHEICMGIGLTCAFPGLINNYYQYIISFAEDEAGELYFMSTGVPSATSPTGVVYKLVDPSRRAPPRQCHYDPLPVRVKSKLIKFQPKETLTGVELPTQSPKLSQPQEPVRPHSPEPPGTESNKDWLQELMDMLKEQEPAAVPTTLPPTTTTTTKPPKHTRRRNRTRKGKHRPAAPQNGAVRLVGDEQGRGDRGRVEVFINGKWGTVCDDLWNTRNAEVVCRQMGYRFALKASKRSEFGEGNSLRILLDDVQCEGTEESLLDCQHAGIGIHNCAHHEDAGVICGNSDYGDA, translated from the exons ATGTGGTATTGTTGTGACATCCTCGGCTGTGTCTGGCACTCACCGTTCATTCGTTTATGTTTGCTGGGATTTTGGATTGCACCTGTGTTCCTACACCCGCAATGCTTGGATTTTAAGCCCCCTTTTAAGCCTCAAGAGGACCTCCAGTTCTGCACAATGTACGGGACCTTCGGCTGCTGTGATTCTGTGAAGGACCAAGAGTTAATGACGAAATTCTACAATATAATGGACAATTTTGACTATTATGGATATGCCAACTGCGCTGGATACGTGCAGGACCTTCTCTGTCAG GAATGCTCTCCCTATGCAGCTCACCTATTCGATGCTGAGGACCCCAGTACTCCCACCAGAACCATCCCTGGCCTCTGCCCAGACTACTGCTCTCAGTTCTGGTCCAAATGCCGTTCCACTATCACTTTGCTTTCAGACCAACCGCAGCATGCCGAAACCGAGCAGGACCAGGTCCGGTTCTGCCAGAACCTGCAGCTGGAGGACCCAGACTACTGTTACCCACACATCCTCAG GAATGAGCAACTGACCCAGAACCTGGGCCGGGTCGTGGCCAACCCAGAGGGCTGCCTACAGCTCTGTCTAGAGGAGGTAGCCAACGGGCTGCGGAACCCGCTGGCTATGGTGCACGCCAACGATGGCACACACCGCTTTTTTGTAGCGGaacag GTGGGTTTGGTGTGGACATACCTGCCTGACCGTTCCAGACTGGAGAAGCCGTTCCTGAACATCACAGAGACCGTGCTGACGTCACCCTGGGAGGGGGACGAGAGGGGCTTCCTGGGCTTGACCTTTCACCCTAACTATAAGCACAACGGGAAGCTGTACGTTTACTACTCGGTGGAGGTGGGCTTCGACGAGAGGATCAGGATCAGCGAGTTTCGTGTCTCCTCAGGTGACATGAACGTAGTGGACCACGCTTCCGAGAG GATCATTCTAGAGGTTGATGAGCCGGCCTCCAATCACAACGGTGGAATggtgatgtttgccaatgacggGTATCTGTACATCTTCACTGGAGACGGCGGCATGGCCGGAGACCCGTTTGGGAAACACGGAAATGCTCAGAACAA GTCGGCCTTGTTAGGCAAAGTGCTCCGTATCGACGTGGATGACAACGACCGGGGTCCCCTGTACCGGATCCCTTCCGACAACCCATTCGTGTACGAGCGCGGCGCACGCCCTGAGGTCTACGCTTACGGAGTGCGCAACATGTGGAG GTGCTCTGTGGACCGCGGGGATCCCCTGACTAAGGAGGGGAAGGGCCGGATCTTCTGCGGGGACGTGGGCCAGAACAAGTTTGAAGAAATCGACATCATAGAGAAGGGACGGAACTACGGCTGGAGGGCCAAAGAGGGCTTCTCCTGTTATGACAAAAAGCTGTGCGCCAACAGATCTCTAG ATGACGTTCTCCCGATTTACGCCTATCCTCATAAAATGGGCAAATCTGTGACTGGAGGTTATGTGTACAGAGGCTGTGAATATCCCAATCTGAATGGCATGTACATATTTGGGGACTTTATGAGCGG GCGTATGATGAGCCTCCTGGAGAATAAGAACACTGGTCAGTGGGACTACCATGAGATCTGTATGGGCATTGGTTTGACCTGTGCGTTCCCAGGTCTCATCAACAACTACTACCAGTACATAATTTCCTTTGCCGAGGACGAGGCCG GCGAACTTTATTTTATGTCAACTGGGGTGCCCAGTGCCACATCTCCCACTGGCGTTGTTTACAAACTGGTAGATCCTTCAAG ACGGGCACCGCCGAGACAATGTCACTATGACCCCCTCCCTGTCAGAGTGAAGAGCAAGCTCATCAAGTTCCAACCAAAGGAAA CATTAACAGGAGTTGAACTACCAACCCAAAGTCCTAAGCTCTCCCAGCCACAAGAACCCGTCAG ACCTCATTCCCCGGAGCCTCCAGGAACAGAGTCCAACAAGGACTGGCTTCAGGAGCTCATGGACATGTTAAAAGAGCAAGAACCGGCTGCTGTCCCTACCACGCTGCCTCCaaccaccacaacaacaaccaagccacccaaacacacacgccgGAGGAACCGTACGAGGAAGGGCAAGCACCGGCCGGCGGCGCCACAGAACGGGGCCGTCAGACTAGTGGGGGACGAGCAGGGACGGGGCGATCGGGGAAGGGTGGAAGTCTTTATTAACGGAAAATGGGGTACGGTGTGTGACGACTTGTGGAATACAAGGAATGCTGAGGTGGTTTGTCGGCAGATGGGGTACAGGTTTGCTTTGAAGGCATCCAAGCGCTCGGAATTCGGAGAGGGGAATAGTCTCCGGATTCTTCTGGACGATGTGCAGTGtgaggggacagaggagagcCTGCTGGACTGCCAACACGCGGGCATAGGAATACATAACTGTGCCCATCACGAGGACGCAGGGGTGATATGCGGGAACTCGGACTACGGAGATGCCTAA
- the hhipl1 gene encoding HHIP-like protein 1 isoform X1 has translation MWYCCDILGCVWHSPFIRLCLLGFWIAPVFLHPQCLDFKPPFKPQEDLQFCTMYGTFGCCDSVKDQELMTKFYNIMDNFDYYGYANCAGYVQDLLCQECSPYAAHLFDAEDPSTPTRTIPGLCPDYCSQFWSKCRSTITLLSDQPQHAETEQDQVRFCQNLQLEDPDYCYPHILRNEQLTQNLGRVVANPEGCLQLCLEEVANGLRNPLAMVHANDGTHRFFVAEQVGLVWTYLPDRSRLEKPFLNITETVLTSPWEGDERGFLGLTFHPNYKHNGKLYVYYSVEVGFDERIRISEFRVSSGDMNVVDHASERIILEVDEPASNHNGGMVMFANDGYLYIFTGDGGMAGDPFGKHGNAQNKSALLGKVLRIDVDDNDRGPLYRIPSDNPFVYERGARPEVYAYGVRNMWRCSVDRGDPLTKEGKGRIFCGDVGQNKFEEIDIIEKGRNYGWRAKEGFSCYDKKLCANRSLDDVLPIYAYPHKMGKSVTGGYVYRGCEYPNLNGMYIFGDFMSGRMMSLLENKNTGQWDYHEICMGIGLTCAFPGLINNYYQYIISFAEDEAGELYFMSTGVPSATSPTGVVYKLVDPSRRAPPRQCHYDPLPVRVKSKLIKFQPKETLTGVELPNKSPKLSQQEPFRPHSPEPPGTESNKDWLQELMDMLKEQEPAAVPTTLPPTTTTTTKPPKHTRRRNRTRKGKHRPAAPQNGAVRLVGDEQGRGDRGRVEVFINGKWGTVCDDLWNTRNAEVVCRQMGYRFALKASKRSEFGEGNSLRILLDDVQCEGTEESLLDCQHAGIGIHNCAHHEDAGVICGNSDYGDA, from the exons ATGTGGTATTGTTGTGACATCCTCGGCTGTGTCTGGCACTCACCGTTCATTCGTTTATGTTTGCTGGGATTTTGGATTGCACCTGTGTTCCTACACCCGCAATGCTTGGATTTTAAGCCCCCTTTTAAGCCTCAAGAGGACCTCCAGTTCTGCACAATGTACGGGACCTTCGGCTGCTGTGATTCTGTGAAGGACCAAGAGTTAATGACGAAATTCTACAATATAATGGACAATTTTGACTATTATGGATATGCCAACTGCGCTGGATACGTGCAGGACCTTCTCTGTCAG GAATGCTCTCCCTATGCAGCTCACCTATTCGATGCTGAGGACCCCAGTACTCCCACCAGAACCATCCCTGGCCTCTGCCCAGACTACTGCTCTCAGTTCTGGTCCAAATGCCGTTCCACTATCACTTTGCTTTCAGACCAACCGCAGCATGCCGAAACCGAGCAGGACCAGGTCCGGTTCTGCCAGAACCTGCAGCTGGAGGACCCAGACTACTGTTACCCACACATCCTCAG GAATGAGCAACTGACCCAGAACCTGGGCCGGGTCGTGGCCAACCCAGAGGGCTGCCTACAGCTCTGTCTAGAGGAGGTAGCCAACGGGCTGCGGAACCCGCTGGCTATGGTGCACGCCAACGATGGCACACACCGCTTTTTTGTAGCGGaacag GTGGGTTTGGTGTGGACATACCTGCCTGACCGTTCCAGACTGGAGAAGCCGTTCCTGAACATCACAGAGACCGTGCTGACGTCACCCTGGGAGGGGGACGAGAGGGGCTTCCTGGGCTTGACCTTTCACCCTAACTATAAGCACAACGGGAAGCTGTACGTTTACTACTCGGTGGAGGTGGGCTTCGACGAGAGGATCAGGATCAGCGAGTTTCGTGTCTCCTCAGGTGACATGAACGTAGTGGACCACGCTTCCGAGAG GATCATTCTAGAGGTTGATGAGCCGGCCTCCAATCACAACGGTGGAATggtgatgtttgccaatgacggGTATCTGTACATCTTCACTGGAGACGGCGGCATGGCCGGAGACCCGTTTGGGAAACACGGAAATGCTCAGAACAA GTCGGCCTTGTTAGGCAAAGTGCTCCGTATCGACGTGGATGACAACGACCGGGGTCCCCTGTACCGGATCCCTTCCGACAACCCATTCGTGTACGAGCGCGGCGCACGCCCTGAGGTCTACGCTTACGGAGTGCGCAACATGTGGAG GTGCTCTGTGGACCGCGGGGATCCCCTGACTAAGGAGGGGAAGGGCCGGATCTTCTGCGGGGACGTGGGCCAGAACAAGTTTGAAGAAATCGACATCATAGAGAAGGGACGGAACTACGGCTGGAGGGCCAAAGAGGGCTTCTCCTGTTATGACAAAAAGCTGTGCGCCAACAGATCTCTAG ATGACGTTCTCCCGATTTACGCCTATCCTCATAAAATGGGCAAATCTGTGACTGGAGGTTATGTGTACAGAGGCTGTGAATATCCCAATCTGAATGGCATGTACATATTTGGGGACTTTATGAGCGG GCGTATGATGAGCCTCCTGGAGAATAAGAACACTGGTCAGTGGGACTACCATGAGATCTGTATGGGCATTGGTTTGACCTGTGCGTTCCCAGGTCTCATCAACAACTACTACCAGTACATAATTTCCTTTGCCGAGGACGAGGCCG GCGAACTTTATTTTATGTCAACTGGGGTGCCCAGTGCCACATCTCCCACTGGCGTTGTTTACAAACTGGTAGATCCTTCAAG ACGGGCACCGCCGAGACAATGTCACTATGACCCCCTCCCTGTCAGAGTGAAGAGCAAGCTCATCAAGTTCCAACCAAAGGAAA CATTAACAGGAGTTGAACTACCAAACAAGAGTCCTAAGCTCTCCCAGCAAGAACCCTTCAGACCTCATTCCCCGGAGCCTCCAGGAACAGAGTCCAACAAGGACTGGCTTCAGGAGCTCATGGACATGTTAAAAGAGCAAGAACCGGCTGCTGTCCCTACCACGCTGCCTCCaaccaccacaacaacaaccaagccacccaaacacacacgccgGAGGAACCGTACGAGGAAGGGCAAGCACCGGCCGGCGGCGCCACAGAACGGGGCCGTCAGACTAGTGGGGGACGAGCAGGGACGGGGCGATCGGGGAAGGGTGGAAGTCTTTATTAACGGAAAATGGGGTACGGTGTGTGACGACTTGTGGAATACAAGGAATGCTGAGGTGGTTTGTCGGCAGATGGGGTACAGGTTTGCTTTGAAGGCATCCAAGCGCTCGGAATTCGGAGAGGGGAATAGTCTCCGGATTCTTCTGGACGATGTGCAGTGtgaggggacagaggagagcCTGCTGGACTGCCAACACGCGGGCATAGGAATACATAACTGTGCCCATCACGAGGACGCAGGGGTGATATGCGGGAACTCGGACTACGGAGATGCCTAA
- the haus2 gene encoding HAUS augmin-like complex subunit 2 isoform X2: MDRELDKINLEMELLKLEKESADVTHKFYLSQRFASLQQFTSHLQDLLREQASLQQRLMKPLCQTNLPIQADLHRYVVEVMKMVVDYIENLEAKINTVRTIPTIDESISNLNNGVVQLLAQVTEVERLSKQVLQRRCQNSSTSINDIIS; the protein is encoded by the exons ATGGACCGTGAACTTGACAAG ATCAATCTGGAAATGGAGTTGTTGAAGCTGGAGAAGGAAAGTGCAGACGTCACCCACAAATTCTATCTGA GTCAGAGGTTTGCTTCGTTGCAGCAGTTTACCTCCCATTTGCAAGACTTGCTAAGAGAACAGGCCAGTCTGCAGCAGAGGCTGATGAAACCACTGTGCCAGACTAACTTACCTATACAGGCAGATCTTCACAG atatgtGGTGGAGGTCATGAAGATGGTGGTGGACTACATTGAGAACCTGGAGGCAAAGATTAATACTGTTCGCACTATTCCTACCATTGACGAATCCATTAGTAATTTG AACAACGGTGTGGTTCAGCTTTTGGCTCAGGTGACAGAGGTGGAAAGACTTTCCAAACAGGTGCTGCAGCGGCGATGTCAAAACAGCAGCACTTCTATcaatgacatcatttcctga